The Saccharomonospora cyanea NA-134 genome includes a region encoding these proteins:
- a CDS encoding Abi family protein, which produces MTAGEQTNTVMAATAQGARSTLSMADLQSWLSAPRLNTYLAACNQDRDLALELYCWNSQLAAAALVDTCHLEVALRNAYDRELSKRFPNWSVDPDSDLFRRTQGHGRAVTKQVELNKGSVAALTAAKRGLGATPNHGKVLAATTFGFWVKLTDRDRTATFWTPMLRRAFHGTPTRGEVHERVARINKFRNRLAHNEPVFSTTSGLHDRLRDIEELFDWVAPSAAAHVRATSTVPSLIAQCPVSGLL; this is translated from the coding sequence GTGACAGCCGGGGAGCAAACCAACACCGTGATGGCCGCCACCGCCCAAGGCGCACGTTCGACGCTCTCCATGGCCGACTTGCAATCATGGCTGAGTGCTCCCCGCTTGAATACCTACCTGGCTGCCTGCAACCAGGACCGCGACCTAGCGCTTGAGCTCTACTGCTGGAATAGCCAGCTGGCAGCCGCAGCTCTGGTCGACACCTGCCACCTCGAGGTAGCCCTACGTAACGCCTACGACCGCGAGCTGAGCAAGCGCTTCCCGAACTGGTCGGTCGATCCCGACAGCGACCTGTTTCGCCGGACACAGGGCCATGGCCGGGCAGTCACCAAGCAGGTCGAGCTGAACAAAGGCAGCGTGGCGGCGCTCACCGCAGCGAAGCGTGGCCTCGGCGCGACCCCGAACCACGGCAAGGTCCTCGCGGCCACGACGTTCGGGTTCTGGGTCAAGCTCACCGACCGCGACCGGACCGCCACGTTCTGGACGCCGATGCTCCGGCGTGCTTTCCACGGCACCCCCACGCGCGGCGAAGTCCACGAGCGGGTCGCCCGCATCAACAAGTTCCGCAATCGCCTCGCCCACAACGAGCCGGTCTTCTCGACAACCTCCGGTCTTCATGACCGATTACGCGACATCGAGGAGCTCTTCGACTGGGTCGCACCGTCGGCCGCCGCCCACGTTCGCGCGACCTCCACGGTGCCGTCCCTCATCGCCCAGTGCCCGGTTTCCGGCTTGCTGTGA
- a CDS encoding heavy-metal-associated domain-containing protein, with amino-acid sequence MARGQKPQVRREERVVVDTLVLRVSGMSCGGCEQRIGAVLRRVEGVREVAADHTTGAVRVHVGSALLDRGVLAERLESAGYEVVEGTGR; translated from the coding sequence GTGGCACGAGGGCAAAAACCGCAGGTCAGAAGAGAGGAGCGCGTGGTCGTGGACACGCTGGTGTTGCGGGTATCGGGGATGTCGTGCGGCGGGTGCGAGCAGCGGATCGGCGCGGTGCTGCGCCGGGTTGAGGGGGTGCGGGAGGTCGCGGCGGATCACACCACTGGGGCGGTGCGGGTTCACGTCGGTTCGGCGCTGCTCGATCGCGGTGTGCTGGCCGAGCGGTTGGAGTCCGCCGGTTACGAGGTGGTCGAGGGGACGGGACGGTGA
- a CDS encoding DUF1707 SHOCT-like domain-containing protein: MGCMMGGMMAGTLIWAIIGLVALVVLVAGGMWAARRLLAPTAQHRLTPPPRPAEPIRETSVPDSQRAADVDRQQVIETLQTHVAAGRLTLDEFEQRSNEATQARTIGELRAVLADLPYQAFR, encoded by the coding sequence ATGGGTTGCATGATGGGCGGTATGATGGCCGGGACACTCATCTGGGCGATCATTGGCCTGGTGGCGCTAGTGGTCCTTGTCGCTGGTGGCATGTGGGCTGCTCGGAGGCTGCTTGCACCCACTGCACAGCATCGTCTCACCCCGCCACCGCGCCCAGCCGAGCCGATTCGCGAGACATCGGTCCCCGACAGTCAACGTGCCGCGGATGTCGATCGGCAACAGGTCATCGAAACGCTGCAGACGCATGTCGCTGCCGGGCGGCTGACACTGGACGAATTCGAGCAGCGCAGCAATGAAGCCACTCAGGCACGCACCATCGGTGAACTGCGTGCCGTACTGGCCGACCTCCCCTATCAGGCTTTCCGGTAG
- a CDS encoding DUF4158 domain-containing protein → MHVAVAGFRSGRRGRVAVQLGVPIADLAGYGAQKQTRAGRTEWKDLEEFLLARVVEHDAPSVLFRLGYPCYCVDHRATPPWMPKHSGIGESVC, encoded by the coding sequence ATGCACGTTGCCGTGGCTGGGTTTCGTTCCGGACGGCGTGGGCGCGTTGCGGTGCAGCTGGGTGTTCCGATCGCGGATCTGGCCGGGTACGGGGCGCAGAAGCAGACCCGTGCGGGCCGGACGGAGTGGAAGGATCTGGAGGAGTTCCTGCTCGCGCGTGTGGTCGAGCACGACGCGCCGAGCGTGTTGTTCCGGCTGGGGTACCCCTGCTATTGCGTTGATCATCGCGCAACGCCGCCGTGGATGCCAAAGCATTCTGGTATCGGCGAGAGCGTGTGTTGA
- a CDS encoding ArsR/SmtB family transcription factor — protein sequence MAINTRDGCLAASAVGAGLDPAVALFHSLSDATRLAIVQRLSGGEARVADLIAELGLAQSTVSAHVACLRDCGLVVGRPQGRQVFYSLARPELMDLLASAETLLAATGNAVALCPTYGTDTTGDTENEEVVR from the coding sequence ATGGCGATAAATACTAGGGACGGATGTCTCGCAGCGAGTGCGGTGGGTGCGGGCCTGGATCCCGCGGTCGCGTTGTTTCACAGCCTCTCGGACGCCACCCGGTTGGCGATCGTGCAGCGCCTGAGCGGTGGGGAGGCCCGGGTCGCCGACCTGATCGCTGAACTGGGGCTGGCGCAGTCGACGGTGTCGGCGCATGTGGCGTGCCTGCGGGACTGCGGGCTGGTGGTGGGCCGCCCGCAGGGTCGGCAGGTGTTCTACAGCCTGGCCCGCCCGGAGCTGATGGACCTGCTGGCCTCGGCTGAGACGCTGCTGGCCGCGACCGGCAACGCGGTGGCGCTGTGCCCGACCTACGGCACCGACACCACCGGCGACACCGAGAACGAGGAGGTCGTGCGGTGA
- a CDS encoding heavy metal translocating P-type ATPase yields the protein MSDACGCGSDEPRTGEEEEHEPERLWQVTELRFAAIAGVLLIAGYAVEWAGAGSTLALALKALALVAGAYTFVPSTLKRLVKGKIGVGTLMTIAAVGAVILGEVGEAAMLAFLFSISEGLEEYSLARTRRGLRALLSLVPEEATVLRDGSETVVAPSELRVGDRMLVKPGERIATDGVIRTGRTALDVSAITGESVPVEASPGSEVFAGSINGTGVLEVEVTTTAEDNSLARIVRIVEAEQSRKGASQRLADRIAKPLVPGVMIAAALIAGLGSLFGDPGTWIERALVVLVAASPCALAISIPVTVVAAIGAASKHGVLVKGGAALEALGRVRGVALDKTGTLTRNQPAVVDVATTDGTPRERVLELAAALEARSEHPLARAILAAVDGETITPAAEVEAVTGAGLTGQLDGRPVRLGRPGWLEAGPLATDVQRMQQAGSTAVLVEDDGRVIGAIAVRDELRPEAAEVITRLHSGGYHVAMLTGDNHATATALATEAGIDTVHAELRPEDKARIISELGSQRSMAMVGDGVNDAPALATADLGIAMGAMGTDVAIETADVALMGEDLRHLPHTLDHARRARRIMLQNVGLSLGLIIALMPLALFGVLGLAAVVLVHEVAEVVVIANGVRAGRAKPLAITPGDRQAPLVPTAAVGASS from the coding sequence GTGAGCGACGCCTGCGGCTGCGGCAGCGACGAACCCCGCACCGGCGAGGAAGAAGAGCACGAACCGGAACGGCTCTGGCAGGTCACCGAACTGCGCTTCGCCGCGATCGCCGGGGTGCTGCTGATCGCCGGATACGCGGTGGAGTGGGCCGGAGCGGGCTCAACACTGGCGCTCGCCCTGAAAGCGCTGGCCTTGGTCGCCGGCGCCTACACCTTCGTGCCCTCCACGCTGAAGCGGCTGGTCAAGGGCAAGATCGGGGTGGGCACCCTGATGACCATCGCCGCGGTCGGCGCGGTGATCCTGGGTGAGGTCGGCGAGGCCGCGATGCTGGCCTTCCTGTTCTCCATCAGCGAGGGCCTGGAGGAATACTCCCTGGCCCGCACCCGCCGGGGCTTGCGGGCGCTGCTGTCCCTGGTCCCCGAGGAAGCCACGGTGCTGCGCGACGGCAGCGAGACCGTGGTGGCTCCCTCGGAGCTGCGGGTCGGGGACCGGATGCTGGTCAAACCCGGGGAGCGCATCGCCACCGACGGCGTGATCCGCACCGGCCGCACCGCGCTGGACGTCTCCGCGATCACCGGCGAGTCCGTGCCGGTCGAAGCCAGTCCCGGCAGTGAGGTGTTCGCCGGGTCGATCAACGGCACCGGCGTGCTGGAGGTCGAGGTCACCACCACCGCCGAGGACAACTCCCTGGCCCGGATCGTGCGGATCGTGGAGGCCGAGCAGTCCCGCAAGGGCGCCAGCCAGCGCCTGGCCGACCGCATCGCCAAACCCCTGGTACCCGGCGTCATGATCGCCGCCGCGCTCATCGCGGGCCTGGGCAGCTTGTTTGGCGACCCGGGCACTTGGATCGAACGCGCCCTGGTCGTGCTCGTGGCCGCTTCGCCGTGCGCGCTGGCGATCTCCATCCCCGTCACGGTCGTCGCCGCGATCGGCGCGGCCAGCAAGCACGGTGTGCTGGTCAAGGGCGGCGCCGCCCTAGAGGCCCTCGGCCGCGTGCGGGGGGTGGCGCTGGACAAGACCGGCACCCTGACCCGCAACCAGCCTGCCGTGGTCGACGTCGCCACCACCGACGGGACCCCGCGCGAGCGGGTGCTGGAGCTGGCCGCGGCGCTGGAAGCCCGCAGCGAACACCCCCTGGCCCGCGCGATCCTCGCTGCCGTCGACGGCGAGACGATCACCCCCGCGGCCGAGGTGGAGGCGGTCACCGGCGCCGGGCTGACCGGCCAGCTCGACGGCCGCCCGGTGCGGCTGGGCCGCCCCGGCTGGCTGGAAGCCGGGCCGCTGGCCACCGACGTGCAGCGCATGCAGCAAGCCGGGTCCACCGCCGTGCTTGTTGAGGACGACGGCCGCGTGATCGGCGCGATCGCCGTCCGCGACGAACTGCGCCCCGAAGCCGCCGAGGTCATCACCCGGCTGCACTCCGGCGGCTACCACGTCGCCATGCTCACCGGCGACAACCACGCCACCGCCACCGCCCTGGCCACCGAAGCCGGCATCGACACCGTGCACGCCGAACTCCGCCCGGAGGACAAGGCCCGCATCATCAGCGAACTGGGCAGCCAGCGGTCGATGGCGATGGTCGGTGACGGTGTCAACGACGCCCCCGCCCTGGCCACCGCCGACCTGGGCATCGCCATGGGCGCCATGGGCACCGACGTCGCGATCGAAACCGCCGACGTCGCCCTCATGGGCGAGGACCTGCGGCACCTGCCCCACACCCTCGACCACGCCCGCCGCGCCCGCCGGATCATGCTGCAGAACGTCGGACTCTCCCTCGGGTTGATCATCGCCTTGATGCCGCTGGCGCTGTTCGGGGTGCTCGGCCTGGCGGCGGTGGTGCTGGTGCACGAGGTGGCCGAGGTTGTGGTCATCGCCAACGGGGTGCGCGCCGGCCGCGCCAAGCCCTTGGCGATCACCCCCGGCGACCGGCAGGCGCCGCTGGTCCCCACTGCGGCGGTGGGGGCGTCCTCGTGA
- a CDS encoding cytochrome c biogenesis CcdA family protein, translated as MTLTDLAITGPLLLAALVAFAAGAVSFASPCIIPLVPGYLAYLAGLVGAEAPAVHEAETAARRRDRWRVAGAALLFVLGFTIVFGAAVLTVLGVSDALLANEPLLQRIGGVVTIAMGLAFLGLIPALQRDIRLRHRPQHGLWGAPVLGAVFGLGWTPCLGPTLAGVIALASGTEAGPPIWRGVLLVLAYCLGLGLPFVLLAVSARWAVTTAGWLRRHTRAVQITGGVLLLCVGVLLVTGLWADLVAVLRGPIAGFTTPL; from the coding sequence GTGACTCTCACCGACCTGGCCATCACGGGACCGCTGCTGCTGGCCGCGTTGGTGGCCTTCGCCGCCGGCGCCGTCTCCTTCGCCTCACCCTGCATCATCCCCCTCGTTCCCGGCTACCTGGCCTACCTGGCCGGACTGGTCGGCGCCGAGGCACCTGCGGTGCACGAGGCCGAAACGGCCGCGCGCCGCCGTGACCGCTGGCGGGTCGCCGGCGCGGCTCTGCTGTTCGTGCTTGGCTTCACCATCGTGTTCGGCGCGGCCGTGCTCACCGTGCTCGGCGTGTCGGATGCGTTGCTGGCCAACGAACCACTCTTGCAACGCATCGGCGGCGTGGTCACCATCGCCATGGGCCTGGCCTTCCTCGGCCTCATCCCCGCCCTGCAGCGCGACATCCGGCTGCGCCACCGTCCCCAGCACGGCCTGTGGGGTGCACCTGTGCTCGGCGCGGTCTTCGGCCTGGGCTGGACCCCCTGCCTGGGACCAACCCTGGCCGGTGTCATCGCACTGGCCAGCGGCACCGAGGCCGGACCACCGATCTGGCGCGGTGTCCTCCTCGTACTGGCCTACTGCCTCGGCCTCGGCCTGCCGTTCGTACTGCTCGCGGTGAGCGCCCGCTGGGCGGTCACCACCGCCGGATGGCTTCGCCGACACACCAGGGCTGTCCAGATCACCGGCGGGGTCCTGCTGCTTTGCGTCGGTGTACTGCTGGTGACCGGCCTGTGGGCCGACCTGGTCGCCGTGCTACGCGGCCCCATCGCCGGATTCACCACCCCGCTCTAA
- a CDS encoding TlpA disulfide reductase family protein has translation MRCAPSRTPRRHSQHWRTKFRRRITGATAAVVLVVASGCGPATTGSSFEFASPGGQTKIFYDPPEQRGAVQLSGESLTEPGRELSLSQYAGKVVVLNVWGSWCGPCRTEADDLETVYAKTKDSGVQFLGVNVRDDRSAAQDFMTNFKVSYPSLYDPAGRSLLALKGFPRSVVPATIILDRKHRVAAVFLTALLESDLLPVVQRIAAEQPAASSPTTGGRP, from the coding sequence ATGCGGTGCGCTCCCAGCCGCACGCCCCGTCGCCACTCTCAGCACTGGCGCACTAAGTTCCGCCGCAGGATTACCGGAGCCACCGCCGCTGTCGTTTTGGTGGTGGCCAGTGGCTGCGGCCCCGCAACCACTGGCAGCAGCTTCGAGTTCGCCTCCCCCGGCGGCCAGACCAAGATCTTCTATGATCCTCCCGAGCAGCGCGGAGCGGTGCAGCTGTCCGGGGAAAGCCTGACCGAGCCGGGCCGCGAGTTGTCCCTATCGCAATACGCGGGCAAGGTTGTGGTGCTCAACGTGTGGGGCTCTTGGTGCGGACCCTGCCGTACCGAGGCCGATGACCTGGAAACGGTCTATGCCAAAACCAAGGACAGCGGGGTGCAGTTCCTCGGCGTCAACGTCCGCGACGACCGCAGCGCCGCCCAGGACTTCATGACCAACTTCAAGGTCAGCTATCCCTCGCTGTACGACCCGGCCGGCCGGTCGCTGCTGGCGTTGAAGGGCTTCCCCCGCAGCGTGGTGCCCGCCACGATCATCCTCGACCGCAAGCACCGGGTGGCGGCGGTGTTCCTGACCGCTCTGCTGGAGTCCGACCTGCTGCCCGTGGTGCAGCGCATCGCCGCCGAACAACCAGCCGCCTCATCACCCACCACAGGGGGTCGGCCGTGA
- a CDS encoding signal peptidase II, whose amino-acid sequence MKTWTTHALADGHSIDLGLLQLRLAYNPGVAFSLGATLPSWIVLTATALITAGLAVFAWRTAPTANLATRLGLATMLAGAVANLADRGIDGVVTDYLHTGWWPTFNLADALIIGGAALLILAALHTTPASTPKRR is encoded by the coding sequence GTGAAAACCTGGACCACCCACGCGCTGGCCGACGGCCACTCCATCGACCTCGGACTGCTCCAGCTGCGCCTGGCCTACAACCCCGGCGTCGCCTTCAGCCTCGGCGCCACCCTGCCCAGCTGGATCGTGCTCACTGCCACCGCACTGATCACCGCCGGGCTGGCGGTCTTCGCCTGGCGGACCGCCCCCACCGCCAACCTCGCCACGCGTCTCGGCCTGGCCACCATGCTGGCCGGAGCCGTGGCCAACCTCGCCGACCGCGGCATCGACGGCGTGGTCACCGACTACCTACACACCGGCTGGTGGCCCACCTTCAACCTCGCCGACGCGCTCATCATCGGCGGCGCCGCGCTACTCATCCTCGCCGCGCTGCACACCACACCAGCATCCACACCGAAAAGGAGATGA
- the lnt gene encoding apolipoprotein N-acyltransferase, whose product MSQVLPAQGSGETGTQSTGRARDESVGASQVKRRWVVSITSVAAGGLLLAVSFPPRPWWWLAPVAFALLGLALRGRRARAGAGYGFVFGLAFFLPHLFWIQDFLGAELGPVPWLALSTVMAAFVAAACALLPLVGRLPAAPLWMALVFLAQEAVRSRFPFNGFPWGRVAFGQVDGPFLSLGSIGGAPLVGFAVLLTGFGLAALIAHVHEHGLRPSPAWCTPVSAALVPVIAALLVWPTVGTEPQDGTRTVAVVQGNAPNIGLGLLGQRSTLRRHHLQASQELATRIRSGALPRPDLVVWPETATEITGPDQAIDNIVADLGAPTLIGALYQPPTGSSQNAVIAWDPHTGQGQRYAKQELVPFAEYIPLRSIAALFTPFADTTDLTAGTRPGVLDIADTTVGIAICYEAAYDHVSREATNQGAQLLVVPTNNAWYGRGEMTYQQLAMSRLRAVEHGRAVIVAATSGVSAIIRPDGSLAQITDMFTTASLIEDVPLRHTTTLADRLGPWTERGLTILAVVGILAAAHSHQRPRHVGEISSDDATS is encoded by the coding sequence ATGAGCCAGGTGCTCCCCGCGCAGGGGTCGGGCGAGACCGGCACGCAGTCGACCGGCCGTGCGCGGGACGAGAGTGTCGGGGCTTCCCAAGTCAAGCGACGGTGGGTGGTCTCCATCACCAGCGTCGCTGCCGGGGGTCTGCTGCTGGCCGTCAGCTTCCCGCCCCGCCCGTGGTGGTGGCTGGCACCGGTGGCCTTCGCGCTGCTCGGCCTCGCCCTGCGCGGACGCCGCGCCCGGGCCGGTGCCGGCTACGGGTTCGTGTTCGGGCTGGCGTTCTTCCTGCCGCACCTTTTCTGGATCCAGGACTTCCTCGGCGCCGAACTCGGCCCCGTGCCCTGGCTGGCGCTGTCCACGGTGATGGCCGCCTTCGTGGCGGCCGCATGCGCACTGCTGCCCCTGGTCGGCCGGCTGCCCGCCGCGCCGCTATGGATGGCGCTGGTGTTCCTGGCCCAGGAAGCAGTCCGCTCCCGGTTTCCGTTCAACGGATTTCCGTGGGGCCGAGTCGCCTTCGGCCAGGTCGACGGCCCGTTCCTGTCCCTGGGGTCGATCGGCGGCGCCCCGCTGGTCGGCTTCGCCGTGCTACTCACCGGATTCGGGCTGGCCGCTCTGATCGCACACGTCCACGAGCACGGGCTTCGACCCAGCCCGGCGTGGTGTACACCAGTCTCGGCAGCCCTGGTGCCCGTCATCGCCGCGCTCCTGGTGTGGCCCACGGTCGGCACCGAACCGCAAGACGGCACCCGCACCGTCGCCGTTGTGCAGGGCAACGCCCCCAACATAGGACTCGGGCTACTCGGGCAACGCTCCACCCTGCGCCGCCACCACCTCCAGGCCAGTCAGGAGCTGGCGACCCGAATCCGTTCCGGCGCGCTGCCCCGACCGGACCTCGTGGTGTGGCCGGAGACCGCCACCGAGATCACCGGCCCCGATCAGGCCATCGACAACATCGTCGCCGACCTCGGCGCACCGACACTGATCGGGGCGCTGTACCAGCCGCCCACCGGGTCCAGCCAGAACGCGGTCATTGCCTGGGACCCTCACACCGGCCAGGGCCAGCGCTACGCCAAGCAGGAACTGGTTCCCTTCGCCGAATACATACCGCTGCGGTCCATCGCCGCCCTCTTCACTCCGTTCGCCGACACCACAGACCTGACCGCAGGCACCAGACCCGGCGTTCTCGACATCGCCGACACCACCGTCGGCATCGCCATCTGCTACGAAGCCGCCTACGACCACGTCTCCCGCGAAGCCACCAACCAGGGCGCCCAGCTCCTGGTCGTCCCGACCAACAACGCCTGGTACGGCCGCGGAGAGATGACCTACCAACAACTGGCCATGTCCCGTCTGCGCGCCGTCGAACACGGCCGAGCCGTGATCGTCGCAGCCACCAGCGGTGTCAGCGCGATCATCCGGCCCGATGGCAGTCTCGCCCAGATCACGGACATGTTCACCACCGCATCCCTGATCGAAGACGTTCCCCTACGCCACACCACAACCCTGGCCGACCGCCTCGGACCCTGGACCGAACGCGGACTGACCATCCTCGCCGTCGTCGGAATCCTGGCCGCAGCACACTCACACCAGCGTCCCCGTCACGTGGGCGAGATCTCCAGCGACGACGCCACCTCCTAG
- the lspA gene encoding signal peptidase II — protein sequence MTTGHPAPATRAPRARLALIGAVVVLAALDLGLKAWAERGLTDGQAVDLGIIQLRLAFNPGVAFSLGDTLPAWVVLTVTGLITAGLGVFAWRTTRTATLALSAALAMMLAGALANFIDRVADGVVTDYLHTGWFPTFNGADVLITLGAIALVLATMHAERTVETGSG from the coding sequence GTGACCACCGGTCACCCCGCCCCCGCCACACGGGCACCCCGTGCACGACTCGCGCTGATCGGCGCGGTAGTCGTGCTGGCCGCGCTCGACCTGGGCCTGAAAGCCTGGGCCGAGCGCGGCCTGACCGACGGCCAGGCGGTGGATCTCGGGATCATCCAGCTGCGGCTGGCGTTCAACCCCGGTGTCGCGTTCAGCCTTGGCGACACCCTGCCCGCCTGGGTCGTGCTCACCGTGACCGGGTTGATCACCGCCGGGCTGGGCGTGTTCGCCTGGCGCACGACCCGCACCGCCACCCTGGCCCTGTCGGCGGCATTGGCGATGATGCTGGCCGGCGCGCTAGCCAACTTCATCGACCGTGTCGCCGACGGCGTCGTGACCGACTACCTGCACACCGGCTGGTTCCCCACCTTCAACGGCGCCGACGTGCTCATCACCCTCGGCGCGATCGCCCTCGTGCTCGCCACTATGCACGCCGAACGCACGGTCGAGACCGGTTCGGGGTGA
- a CDS encoding heavy metal translocating P-type ATPase, producing the protein MSTAVAAQPELWAAESSPTPGHERIRARISGLHCSLCTGTIEKALGRLEGVGTVAVSLTHEQALVDYDPAIVEPERILGTLRDIGYELYDPRKLRPFEDEERDLVREGRRLLAAIAASLAAIGLIAEVTGIWSVLVPLSVIVLMVPLSYALLRPAGTVKALFGATGIVAPGVAALAARATGVLGPPVVGWVAGALAVGVVVGVAAHILRMAYQSARRGILNQHVLLEIGAFAGIAGGIIGLTGILPGYPTAAFFAVSVLVANYHIFSEWLSLLVKTRSSQSIKKLLDLQPDLARLVTDDGSESEVPVEQVEVGQLVRVRPGERIPLDGRIRSGYSAIDFSLVTGEPVPVERGVGEEVVGGAINGTGSLLIEVTATGAEGFLAQVVRHVEDARALKPGILHLVDKVLRVYTPTVLTVSAIALLGWLGASWAISGQPDVHRAVFAALGVLVMGYPCAVGIAAPLAIVRGTGHAADRGIIMRTGEAFQTFRLVRRVVLDKTGTLTQGRPTVRAVEAADGDTAGLLALAAAAEHHSEHPLARAVVTAAEDAGVTVGQAHEFESMTGSGVRATVDGQHVLVGRPGLLTDTGVDLTGMSDWITAQEATGHTVIVVAADQALRGALALGDQLRPDAAEAVAAMRQAGMDPVLVTGDNHRAARHVADQLGITEIHAGVRPEGKAAIVRELQADGTRVAMVGDGINDAPALMQADVGLAAGGGTDIAVESADIVLLREDVHAVLDAREISTRAYGRTRANVGLAFTFNGLGIPLASTGLISPVWAMIAMAASVTTIFLNSFGTRPSLLTNAIASVGRSRSAAGQQSPEPAVP; encoded by the coding sequence GTGAGCACCGCGGTCGCGGCACAGCCGGAGTTGTGGGCGGCGGAGTCCAGCCCTACGCCGGGGCATGAGCGGATTCGGGCGCGGATTTCGGGGCTGCATTGCTCGTTGTGCACCGGCACGATCGAGAAAGCCTTGGGCCGGCTGGAGGGTGTGGGCACGGTGGCGGTGAGCCTGACCCACGAGCAGGCCCTGGTCGACTACGACCCAGCCATTGTCGAGCCTGAGCGGATCTTGGGCACGCTGCGCGATATCGGTTATGAGCTGTACGACCCGCGTAAGCTGCGCCCCTTCGAAGACGAGGAGCGTGATCTGGTCCGCGAAGGCCGCCGGTTGTTGGCCGCGATCGCCGCATCGTTGGCGGCGATCGGGTTGATCGCCGAGGTCACCGGTATCTGGTCGGTGCTGGTGCCGTTGAGCGTGATCGTGCTGATGGTGCCGCTGTCGTATGCACTGCTACGCCCTGCCGGTACGGTCAAGGCCCTATTCGGGGCGACCGGGATCGTGGCGCCAGGGGTGGCGGCTTTAGCGGCCCGCGCCACCGGGGTGCTAGGGCCGCCTGTGGTCGGTTGGGTGGCCGGGGCACTGGCCGTCGGGGTCGTGGTCGGGGTGGCTGCGCACATCCTGCGGATGGCCTATCAGTCCGCGCGGCGCGGGATTCTCAACCAGCACGTGCTGCTGGAGATCGGCGCGTTCGCCGGCATCGCCGGCGGGATCATCGGGCTGACCGGGATATTGCCGGGCTATCCCACGGCGGCGTTCTTCGCTGTGTCGGTGCTGGTGGCCAACTACCACATCTTCTCGGAGTGGCTGTCGCTGCTGGTCAAGACCCGCTCCAGCCAGTCGATCAAGAAGCTGCTGGACCTACAGCCCGACCTGGCCCGCCTGGTCACCGACGACGGCAGCGAGTCGGAGGTGCCCGTCGAGCAGGTTGAGGTGGGTCAGCTGGTGCGGGTGCGGCCCGGCGAGCGCATCCCGCTGGACGGGCGCATCCGCTCCGGGTATTCGGCCATCGACTTCTCCCTGGTTACCGGGGAACCAGTGCCTGTCGAGCGCGGAGTGGGCGAGGAGGTCGTGGGTGGGGCGATCAACGGCACCGGCAGCCTGCTGATCGAGGTCACCGCCACCGGGGCGGAAGGATTCCTGGCCCAGGTGGTACGTCACGTGGAGGACGCCCGGGCGCTCAAGCCCGGCATCCTGCACCTGGTCGACAAAGTGCTGCGCGTCTACACCCCCACCGTGCTCACCGTCTCCGCGATCGCTCTCCTGGGTTGGCTGGGCGCTAGCTGGGCGATCTCGGGGCAGCCGGATGTGCACCGGGCCGTGTTCGCCGCACTCGGGGTGCTGGTGATGGGCTACCCGTGCGCGGTCGGGATCGCCGCGCCGCTGGCGATCGTGCGCGGCACCGGGCACGCCGCCGACCGGGGCATCATCATGCGCACCGGCGAAGCGTTCCAGACCTTCCGGCTGGTGCGCCGCGTCGTGCTGGACAAGACCGGCACCCTCACCCAAGGCCGCCCCACCGTACGCGCTGTCGAAGCCGCCGACGGCGACACCGCCGGGCTACTGGCACTGGCCGCCGCGGCCGAGCACCACTCCGAACACCCCTTGGCCCGCGCCGTCGTGACCGCCGCCGAGGACGCCGGCGTGACCGTGGGCCAGGCGCATGAGTTCGAGTCGATGACCGGCTCCGGGGTGCGCGCCACCGTCGACGGCCAGCACGTCCTGGTGGGCCGCCCAGGACTGCTCACCGACACCGGCGTGGACCTGACCGGAATGTCAGACTGGATCACCGCACAGGAAGCCACCGGGCACACCGTCATCGTGGTGGCCGCCGACCAGGCGCTGCGGGGCGCGCTCGCACTCGGCGACCAGCTGCGGCCCGACGCCGCCGAAGCGGTCGCGGCCATGCGTCAAGCGGGGATGGACCCGGTGCTGGTCACCGGCGACAACCACCGCGCCGCCCGCCACGTCGCCGACCAACTCGGCATCACCGAGATCCACGCCGGGGTGCGCCCGGAGGGCAAGGCCGCAATCGTGCGCGAGCTACAGGCCGACGGCACCCGGGTAGCCATGGTCGGCGATGGCATCAACGACGCACCCGCCCTGATGCAGGCCGACGTGGGCCTGGCCGCCGGCGGCGGCACCGACATCGCCGTGGAATCCGCCGACATCGTGCTCCTGCGCGAAGACGTCCACGCGGTGCTCGACGCCCGGGAGATCAGTACCCGCGCCTACGGGCGCACCCGGGCCAACGTGGGCTTGGCCTTCACCTTCAACGGCCTGGGCATCCCGCTGGCTTCCACCGGGCTGATCTCCCCGGTGTGGGCCATGATCGCCATGGCCGCCTCGGTGACCACGATCTTCCTCAACTCCTTCGGCACCCGCCCCTCCCTGCTGACCAACGCCATCGCCAGCGTCGGCCGCTCCCGCAGCGCAGCAGGCCAGCAGTCCCCCGAACCGGCGGTGCCCTGA